Proteins encoded together in one Neobacillus sp. FSL H8-0543 window:
- the serC gene encoding 3-phosphoserine/phosphohydroxythreonine transaminase, whose amino-acid sequence MKLQVHRTYNFNAGPSALPISVLEKAQQELIDFRGTGMSVMELSHRSSTYEEVHNQAISSLKELLSIPDTHEVLFLQGGASLQFSMIPMNFLHTGEKAAYVMTGSWSEKAFSEGKLLGEVYQAASAKEGNYRRIPKLEELQYQTGDAYLHLTSNNTIYGTQWKDYPDTRDVPLIADMSSDILSKPIDISRFALIYAGAQKNLGPSGVTVVIIRKDLLEKANTNIPTMLKYSTHVKNNSLYNTPPTFGIYMLGEVLNWIRELGGVGAISELNERKALLIYDVIDNSNDFYVGHADKDSRSLMNITFNLETEELEKKFLHQAKQEGFVGVNGHRSIGGCRVSAYNAVPIEACQAFSEFMIQFQKANK is encoded by the coding sequence ATGAAACTACAGGTTCACCGCACCTATAATTTTAATGCTGGCCCTTCCGCTTTACCTATTTCAGTCCTTGAGAAAGCACAGCAGGAATTGATTGATTTTCGAGGAACAGGAATGTCCGTCATGGAACTTAGCCATCGGAGTAGCACCTATGAGGAAGTACATAATCAGGCGATTAGCAGTCTTAAAGAATTATTATCTATTCCGGATACGCATGAGGTCCTTTTCTTACAAGGCGGAGCTAGTTTGCAGTTTTCGATGATACCAATGAATTTCCTGCACACGGGAGAAAAGGCTGCATATGTCATGACGGGATCGTGGTCTGAAAAGGCATTCTCCGAGGGAAAGCTTTTGGGTGAGGTTTATCAAGCAGCTTCCGCTAAAGAAGGGAACTACCGCCGGATACCAAAGCTTGAGGAATTACAGTATCAAACGGGTGATGCCTATTTACATCTAACATCCAACAATACAATTTATGGTACTCAGTGGAAAGACTATCCTGACACTCGTGATGTCCCCTTAATTGCAGACATGTCGAGTGATATCCTCTCTAAACCGATTGATATCAGCAGGTTTGCACTCATTTACGCTGGTGCCCAGAAAAATCTTGGTCCATCAGGGGTAACGGTTGTAATTATTCGGAAGGATTTACTTGAAAAAGCGAATACCAATATTCCAACCATGTTAAAATACAGCACGCATGTGAAAAATAATTCCTTATATAACACTCCGCCAACTTTCGGGATTTATATGTTAGGCGAGGTCCTTAACTGGATTCGCGAGTTAGGCGGAGTCGGTGCCATCTCTGAGTTAAATGAGCGAAAAGCGCTACTAATCTATGATGTAATCGATAATAGTAATGATTTTTATGTTGGCCATGCTGACAAAGACAGTCGTTCCCTCATGAACATTACGTTCAACTTAGAAACAGAAGAATTAGAAAAGAAATTTTTACATCAGGCTAAACAGGAAGGCTTTGTTGGCGTTAACGGACATCGCTCTATCGGTGGCTGCCGCGTATCTGCTTACAATGCAGTACCAATTGAGGCGTGCCAGGCGTTTAGTGAGTTTATGATTCAATTTCAAAAAGCGAATAAGTAA
- a CDS encoding alpha/beta fold hydrolase, with protein sequence MEVDVRGKKKARGITLIVLAIFILLFSILSMFVVKVIYDGQFQRYDKPEVSGYLQYSNVDGYDRTTVEFESKENTLTGYLYGEGNEKGVVVIAHGLGEGAENYLAETMYFVDNGWRVFSFDGTGSHESEGEGTIGLPQSVIDLDAALTYIKSNNRLINLPIMLYGHSWGGYAVTAILNGNHDISAVASISGFNSPSEFLLEQADNMMGFFSYVEYPFLWIYQNMLFGRTARMTAVDGINNTDTAVLIIHGDKDESISYDGSSIIAHKGDITNHLAKTKTISEENHNGHNNLFVSDAASKYINKKNEEYKVLFERYNENIPKDIKAEFYEGVDKFKTSELDVEFMREINRFFEGSLSN encoded by the coding sequence GTGGAAGTGGACGTTAGAGGTAAAAAGAAGGCACGGGGCATTACGTTGATAGTTCTAGCCATATTCATACTCCTTTTTTCAATCCTTTCAATGTTTGTTGTCAAAGTGATTTATGATGGACAATTCCAAAGATATGACAAACCAGAAGTGTCAGGTTATCTCCAATATAGTAATGTTGATGGATATGACCGAACGACGGTTGAATTCGAGTCCAAAGAAAACACATTGACTGGTTATTTGTACGGTGAAGGTAACGAGAAAGGTGTGGTGGTTATTGCTCATGGACTTGGAGAAGGTGCAGAAAACTATCTGGCGGAAACAATGTATTTTGTAGATAACGGTTGGCGCGTATTCTCTTTTGATGGTACTGGTAGCCATGAGAGTGAGGGAGAAGGCACCATCGGTCTTCCGCAATCCGTGATCGATTTAGATGCTGCTTTGACTTACATAAAAAGTAATAACAGATTAATCAATCTACCTATTATGCTATACGGACACAGCTGGGGTGGTTATGCCGTTACCGCAATATTGAATGGTAACCATGATATTTCAGCAGTTGCAAGCATTTCAGGATTCAATTCTCCATCGGAATTCCTACTAGAACAAGCAGATAATATGATGGGATTTTTTTCCTATGTAGAGTATCCTTTTTTATGGATATATCAGAACATGCTTTTTGGTCGTACGGCCAGGATGACAGCGGTAGATGGAATAAACAATACGGATACTGCAGTCCTAATTATCCATGGGGACAAAGATGAATCCATATCCTATGATGGATCAAGTATCATAGCACATAAGGGTGATATTACAAATCATCTTGCTAAGACTAAAACAATTAGTGAAGAAAACCATAATGGTCATAATAATTTATTTGTTTCCGATGCGGCAAGTAAATATATTAATAAAAAAAACGAAGAATACAAAGTGCTTTTTGAAAGGTACAATGAGAATATACCAAAGGATATTAAAGCAGAGTTTTATGAGGGCGTAGATAAATTTAAAACGAGTGAACTTGATGTTGAATTTATGAGGGAAATCAACCGCTTTTTTGAAGGCAGTTTAAGTAATTGA
- a CDS encoding low specificity L-threonine aldolase, whose amino-acid sequence MYSFKNDYSEGAHPRILNALLESNLVQDEGYGEDQFSREAIDLLKQKIGRTDVDIHLLSGGTQTNLTAISAFLRPHEAAIAASTGHILGHETGAIEATGHKILSVAVDNGKLSPTDIQAVLDLHTDEHMVKPKLVYISNSTEIGTIYYKNELEQLSDFCRKNNLYLYMDGARLGSALCSEESDLTLSEISALVDAFYIGGTKNGALLGEALVICLESLKEDFRYHIKQKGGLLAKGRLLGIQFLELFRDNLFFEIAFHANKMADLLKNELVKENYTFLTHSPSNQIFPILPNAIITELQSKYAFHIWEKVDADYAAIRLVTSWATKEEAVAAFINDIRRL is encoded by the coding sequence ATGTACAGCTTTAAGAATGATTACAGTGAGGGCGCACATCCTAGAATATTGAATGCTTTACTAGAATCCAACTTAGTGCAGGACGAGGGCTATGGGGAAGATCAATTCTCCCGCGAAGCAATCGATCTATTAAAACAAAAAATTGGCCGGACGGACGTTGATATCCACCTTTTATCAGGTGGGACGCAAACAAATCTTACCGCAATTTCTGCTTTCTTAAGACCTCATGAGGCTGCAATTGCAGCGAGTACGGGACATATTCTCGGGCATGAGACAGGTGCGATTGAGGCAACTGGACATAAAATATTATCGGTTGCTGTAGACAACGGCAAACTATCTCCTACCGACATTCAAGCTGTTCTCGATCTTCATACCGATGAGCATATGGTAAAACCGAAATTGGTATACATATCGAACTCTACAGAAATAGGGACCATTTATTATAAAAATGAACTTGAACAGTTAAGTGATTTTTGCCGAAAGAATAATCTTTATTTGTATATGGATGGCGCAAGATTAGGTTCAGCATTATGTTCGGAAGAAAGTGATCTTACATTAAGCGAAATCTCAGCACTTGTAGATGCCTTCTATATTGGTGGAACTAAGAATGGAGCTCTCTTAGGTGAGGCATTAGTTATTTGCCTTGAAAGTCTTAAAGAGGATTTTCGCTATCATATAAAGCAAAAGGGCGGGCTGTTAGCAAAGGGAAGATTATTGGGAATTCAGTTTCTTGAGCTTTTCCGTGACAACCTTTTCTTTGAAATAGCCTTTCACGCCAATAAAATGGCTGATCTGCTAAAAAATGAATTAGTCAAAGAGAATTATACATTTCTAACTCATTCACCTTCTAATCAAATCTTTCCGATACTCCCTAATGCAATCATTACTGAATTACAAAGTAAATATGCCTTTCACATTTGGGAAAAGGTTGATGCAGATTACGCAGCTATCCGCCTTGTCACTTCTTGGGCAACAAAAGAGGAAGCCGTTGCAGCTTTTATTAATGACATAAGAAGATTATGA
- a CDS encoding type II CAAX endopeptidase family protein: MEKHRVASYFIITMLISVLLLPLHFVFQTVGNYSVSFTQFAPALAVGLFSVVTMGKIMMPRIIGSSHIHGDNLKWMGLAFLLPFLCIAVSSIAISLFGITYKPWNGSAMFYFINIIAILLGCTAEEIGWRGFLLPQFQKRYSPILSSLMVGILWGVWHLNFTGGLLGFVLYIITIVESSILMTWLYNKTDGNLTTMIVYHFTFSFTSHVLLWGRFNLQLFITEIVVFGLACAFVVLKNREMFFHTPIAPKI; encoded by the coding sequence ATGGAAAAACATAGGGTAGCATCTTACTTTATAATAACAATGCTAATAAGCGTATTATTATTACCACTTCATTTTGTATTTCAAACAGTGGGAAATTACTCTGTCTCCTTCACTCAATTTGCACCTGCATTAGCTGTTGGACTTTTTTCTGTTGTTACGATGGGAAAAATCATGATGCCTAGAATCATAGGTTCATCACATATCCATGGTGATAATTTAAAATGGATGGGCCTTGCTTTTTTGCTCCCATTCCTATGTATTGCAGTAAGCAGTATAGCGATATCACTATTTGGAATTACGTATAAACCGTGGAATGGAAGTGCTATGTTTTATTTCATCAATATCATTGCTATCCTTCTTGGTTGCACTGCTGAAGAGATAGGATGGAGAGGGTTTCTACTTCCTCAATTCCAAAAAAGATATTCTCCTATATTGAGCAGTCTCATGGTTGGAATTCTTTGGGGAGTATGGCATTTAAATTTTACAGGTGGCTTATTGGGCTTTGTCCTTTACATAATTACAATTGTTGAATCATCCATCTTGATGACCTGGCTGTATAACAAAACCGATGGCAATTTAACGACTATGATTGTGTATCATTTCACATTTAGTTTCACATCACATGTATTGTTATGGGGAAGGTTCAATCTACAGCTTTTCATTACTGAAATTGTCGTTTTTGGGTTAGCATGTGCGTTTGTTGTTCTGAAAAATAGGGAGATGTTCTTCCATACACCAATTGCCCCTAAAATATAA
- the pabB gene encoding aminodeoxychorismate synthase component I, with the protein MKTNNMKHKHALLSFEYSNSKDKITPFTFQDPYKVIIAQTVEEVLPSLKLIQEAVDSGYYAAGFLSYESAPAFDSAYRVSEGGTMPLLWFGIFSEPALQPLTSTGEFKVTEWKPSVSRDEYNQSIRTIKQLIENGDTYQTNYTIRLTSQFEGDEVSFFNRLKKAQASNYCAYINTGDHSILSASPELFFHLEGDQITTRPMKGTTKRGKSFAEDSENAKELYHSEKNRSENVMIVDLLRNDLGMIAEPSTVTVEKLFEIEQYPTVHQMTSTITAKVSEHTQLVDIFKALFPCGSITGAPKISTMNIITDLETAPREVYCGAIGYITPNMEAIFNVPIRTVVLEHKSGDVVYGVGGGITWDSTTEGEYHEILTKAKLLEEEPVKFQLLESLLLENGCYFLLDEHLTRLENSAQYFDFQLNDVKRALHEFSGENSIGVYKVRLLAAKDGDMTIESQPITLQETTLKVVLAEEPIDKDNPFLYHKTTNREIYTKFQKRKPEDVFDVLLWNEDGELTEFTNGNVVVEMDGYLWTPPVCSGLLAGTFRERLINTGGIHEKIISVSDLEDCTRIWFINSVRKWKEVQVIKKANR; encoded by the coding sequence ATGAAAACAAACAACATGAAACATAAACACGCACTCTTATCATTTGAATATTCCAATTCTAAAGATAAAATAACACCATTTACTTTTCAGGATCCGTATAAGGTGATTATTGCTCAAACCGTGGAGGAAGTGTTGCCCAGTCTGAAACTTATTCAGGAGGCAGTGGATAGCGGGTATTATGCTGCAGGATTTTTATCCTATGAAAGTGCTCCTGCCTTTGATTCGGCTTATCGGGTTAGCGAAGGAGGTACGATGCCGTTATTATGGTTTGGTATTTTTTCAGAGCCAGCGCTTCAACCGCTTACTAGTACTGGGGAATTTAAGGTAACAGAATGGAAACCATCTGTTAGCAGGGACGAGTACAATCAATCAATTAGGACTATTAAACAATTGATTGAGAACGGTGATACCTATCAAACAAATTATACGATCCGCTTAACTTCACAATTTGAAGGGGATGAGGTATCTTTTTTCAATAGATTGAAAAAAGCACAAGCCTCCAATTATTGTGCGTATATCAATACGGGGGATCATAGTATTTTGTCTGCATCACCTGAACTATTTTTCCACTTAGAAGGCGACCAAATTACCACCCGACCGATGAAAGGAACAACCAAAAGAGGAAAATCGTTTGCAGAGGATAGTGAAAATGCCAAAGAGCTCTACCACTCGGAAAAAAACCGGTCAGAAAATGTTATGATCGTCGATTTGCTGAGGAATGATTTAGGTATGATTGCGGAACCCTCGACGGTAACCGTTGAAAAGCTTTTTGAAATTGAGCAGTATCCAACGGTCCATCAAATGACCTCAACGATTACTGCAAAGGTATCTGAACATACGCAACTAGTTGATATTTTTAAAGCACTGTTTCCATGCGGGTCAATTACTGGCGCACCTAAGATTAGTACGATGAATATCATCACGGACTTAGAAACGGCGCCGCGTGAAGTCTATTGTGGTGCCATTGGGTATATAACACCAAATATGGAAGCGATTTTTAATGTACCGATTAGGACTGTAGTGCTTGAGCATAAATCTGGAGACGTGGTTTATGGTGTTGGAGGCGGGATTACCTGGGATTCTACGACAGAAGGGGAATATCATGAAATCCTTACAAAAGCAAAGTTACTCGAGGAGGAGCCTGTGAAATTCCAGTTGCTCGAAAGTTTGCTTTTAGAAAATGGCTGCTATTTTTTACTTGACGAACACCTAACACGCCTTGAAAATTCTGCTCAATATTTTGATTTTCAGTTAAATGATGTTAAAAGAGCCTTACATGAATTTTCAGGTGAAAATAGTATTGGTGTGTACAAGGTGCGTCTCCTCGCGGCAAAAGACGGGGATATGACGATAGAAAGTCAGCCTATTACCCTTCAAGAAACAACTTTGAAAGTGGTCCTTGCTGAGGAGCCGATAGATAAGGATAATCCATTCTTATACCATAAAACGACGAATCGGGAAATATATACTAAATTTCAGAAACGAAAGCCTGAGGATGTTTTCGATGTGTTGCTTTGGAATGAAGACGGAGAGTTGACGGAATTTACTAATGGCAATGTAGTCGTGGAAATGGATGGATATTTATGGACACCCCCAGTTTGCAGCGGTTTATTAGCAGGTACCTTCCGTGAAAGACTAATTAATACAGGCGGAATTCATGAAAAAATTATATCCGTTTCCGATTTAGAAGACTGCACAAGAATTTGGTTTATTAACAGCGTACGAAAATGGAAAGAAGTTCAAGTGATTAAAAAGGCTAACCGGTAA
- a CDS encoding polyprenyl synthetase family protein, producing MNDELSKNADTSYQLAEQKAEHYFKSLYEQLLQKTYVTTLTKDIQSWKHNHIHHSFLSLFSSGKRKPSSQGYHNYLQWLDYTGKLDNYLDRSISYIFMRDLGKALDSDETKASIHRFVDSLKGNLTQRGNKTEPFSMVGLYRLAQKDGIESSMIWVVNKLKMVASNIPKGMDADHAQRKLIKIIGGVIMHQIEELGDKTPPEVRTQKLDEAIRLGYSYGLTYPFIDDLLDAKILSANEERQYSDLIRTTLITGSVPALGEWTGNNKELIRFIHSELKEAYEYINNHQRQETRENFSEQSYVFFNAQEVDRAKSLSNAAYTNEEIYIPIILKSSSSRLIVRSVISAPKDEGFDERSFYYGIYNQLADDFADMFDDMKDGAVTPYTYYLKYHDKRSDLINPFELYWTVISNLIHHVYHSDSKTCEVILDRAFNGLKRFKERMGTKKYKEVMDIFATGNSKFNRILQKMVQKADDVDFFDKLLRDHMITNLKNERIEREEFTEMIENVRIEINSSLTIPKIDNIPLMKDPIIDAANYSLEGDGKRLRPIMTWVMGVNEYGLNSSAIVPLLRSLEYMHTASLIFDDLPSQDNASIRRGRPTLHEIYNMGVAELTGLFLTQKAIEEQASLDQFDPKTVLSLIQYSAQVTEDMCKGQAMDLNSKGKQMTLEQLNMMSFYKTGKAFEASLLMPAILADAKSLEIKALKKFAYHAGIAFQIKDDVLDVEGNQALLGKPLGKDAENNNTTFVSILGPDGARKAMWEHYCLAIEVLQDVPRNTTFLKHLLNYFVNRDH from the coding sequence ATGAATGATGAATTAAGTAAAAATGCTGACACTAGTTATCAGCTGGCTGAACAGAAGGCAGAGCATTATTTTAAATCACTTTATGAGCAGCTTTTGCAAAAGACCTACGTGACTACCCTAACAAAAGATATTCAATCTTGGAAGCACAACCATATTCATCATTCATTTTTATCCCTTTTTTCAAGTGGAAAGAGGAAGCCGAGCTCTCAAGGGTATCACAATTATCTCCAATGGCTGGATTACACAGGGAAACTTGATAATTACCTAGACAGAAGCATCTCATATATTTTCATGCGTGATCTGGGGAAAGCACTGGACTCAGATGAGACAAAGGCAAGTATTCATCGTTTTGTAGATAGCTTAAAAGGTAATTTAACTCAACGAGGAAACAAAACAGAGCCGTTTAGCATGGTTGGGTTATACAGGTTAGCCCAGAAGGACGGCATTGAAAGCTCAATGATCTGGGTGGTAAACAAACTTAAGATGGTAGCCTCGAATATTCCAAAGGGGATGGATGCTGATCATGCCCAGCGGAAACTAATTAAAATCATCGGTGGGGTAATCATGCATCAGATTGAAGAGCTGGGTGATAAGACACCCCCTGAAGTACGTACTCAGAAACTTGATGAAGCGATTAGGCTGGGTTATTCCTATGGTTTGACCTACCCCTTTATTGATGATCTTCTTGATGCCAAAATATTATCTGCTAACGAGGAAAGGCAATATTCCGATTTGATAAGGACCACACTAATTACCGGGTCTGTTCCTGCACTTGGCGAGTGGACTGGAAATAACAAGGAGTTAATCAGGTTTATTCATTCGGAATTAAAAGAGGCCTATGAGTATATTAATAACCACCAACGGCAAGAGACAAGGGAAAATTTTTCCGAGCAATCTTATGTATTTTTTAATGCCCAGGAAGTAGATCGTGCAAAGAGTTTATCAAATGCAGCTTACACTAATGAAGAGATTTACATCCCGATCATTTTAAAATCTTCATCCTCCCGCTTAATTGTCCGTTCGGTAATTAGTGCACCTAAGGATGAAGGCTTTGACGAGCGTTCCTTTTATTATGGCATCTACAACCAGCTAGCGGATGATTTTGCAGATATGTTTGATGACATGAAGGATGGTGCGGTAACACCTTATACATATTACTTGAAATATCATGATAAACGTTCAGACCTTATTAACCCTTTTGAACTATACTGGACAGTTATCTCCAATTTGATCCATCATGTATACCACTCTGATAGCAAGACTTGTGAGGTGATTCTAGATCGAGCGTTCAACGGTCTGAAACGATTTAAAGAACGAATGGGAACGAAAAAGTACAAAGAAGTTATGGATATATTTGCTACTGGTAATTCTAAGTTTAACCGGATTCTTCAAAAAATGGTTCAAAAAGCAGATGATGTGGATTTTTTTGATAAACTGCTTCGGGACCATATGATTACAAACCTTAAAAATGAACGGATAGAGCGGGAAGAATTTACTGAGATGATTGAAAATGTCCGTATTGAAATAAATTCTAGCTTAACTATCCCTAAAATAGATAATATTCCTTTGATGAAAGACCCAATCATAGACGCCGCAAACTACAGTTTAGAAGGCGATGGAAAGCGATTAAGGCCAATAATGACTTGGGTTATGGGTGTTAATGAATATGGATTAAATAGTTCAGCAATCGTTCCGCTCTTGAGATCCTTGGAATATATGCATACCGCTTCGCTAATTTTCGATGATTTGCCATCACAGGATAATGCTTCCATCCGCAGGGGGCGTCCAACCCTGCATGAGATTTATAACATGGGCGTAGCTGAGCTTACTGGACTCTTCCTAACTCAAAAGGCGATCGAGGAACAAGCATCTCTTGATCAGTTTGACCCGAAAACGGTGCTAAGCTTGATTCAATATTCAGCACAAGTGACAGAAGATATGTGCAAGGGACAGGCGATGGACCTGAATTCCAAAGGCAAACAAATGACCCTTGAACAATTAAATATGATGAGCTTTTATAAAACGGGAAAAGCATTCGAGGCGTCACTCCTAATGCCTGCCATTCTCGCTGATGCTAAAAGTTTAGAAATCAAAGCTTTAAAAAAATTTGCCTACCATGCGGGCATTGCTTTTCAAATTAAGGATGATGTATTAGATGTTGAAGGGAATCAAGCCTTACTTGGAAAGCCTCTTGGAAAAGATGCTGAAAACAACAATACGACCTTTGTTTCAATCCTTGGTCCTGATGGGGCCAGAAAAGCGATGTGGGAACATTATTGTCTTGCAATAGAAGTGTTGCAGGATGTCCCGCGCAACACCACTTTTCTGAAGCATCTATTAAATTATTTTGTGAACCGGGATCATTAA
- a CDS encoding NAD(P)/FAD-dependent oxidoreductase, with the protein MKYSHLFEKGNIGKLTLKNRIIMPAMGTNLAGPNGEVTDHQIAYYEERAKGGTGLIIVEYTSIDYKLGKAAANQLRIDEDRFIPGIHRLANAVHKYGAKIFVQLQHPGRETTSALLDGKQIVAPSAVTCAAIGEEPRELTNVEVKEIVNKFVMGAVRCQRAGIDGVELHGAHGYLINQFLSPNTNLRTDEYGGSFENRMRFVEEIVRGIKEKCGEDFPVSIRLSVDEFEEGGMDIPLSKEVSRYLEKIGVDALHASCGNYNSMEKMIESMLYEQGWRVYLAEAIKKEVSIPVITVGVIREPEFADKILTDGKADFIAMGRTHLADPEWAKKAFEGREKEIRKCICCLQCTRAGAHVNCAINVRTGRELEFTEFKQIEDKRNVAIVGGGPGGMETARVLTLKGYNVTIFEKDNKLAGQLNLVTAPLAKEKMNWMIEYHRNEMERLNVDVRLNTEASVEMIKSLNPYAVFLATGAKPIIPEIEGNNLTNVCDYEDVLLKRKSFSNQKIVVIGSGMVCYSVVSQLARQGNDVTLVEVPTETGNKVTPHTRMTIVNRLKKANVEVIEGHQVAKILSNSVLVEDEFGKQSELEVDHVVFSMGTQSYNPLEELFLKNFDNVFVIGDAINPGSITNAIKDGFEKAFVLESIVTKKETSEELLVTV; encoded by the coding sequence TTGAAGTACAGTCATTTATTTGAAAAAGGAAACATTGGCAAATTAACTTTGAAAAACAGAATTATTATGCCAGCAATGGGAACCAACTTGGCTGGTCCCAATGGTGAAGTTACGGATCATCAAATTGCCTATTATGAAGAAAGGGCAAAAGGCGGTACAGGGTTAATTATTGTGGAATATACTTCCATCGATTATAAGCTAGGGAAGGCAGCCGCTAATCAATTAAGAATAGATGAAGATCGTTTCATACCAGGAATTCATCGATTAGCTAATGCAGTACATAAATATGGTGCGAAAATATTTGTGCAGCTTCAGCATCCAGGAAGAGAAACCACTTCCGCATTACTAGATGGTAAACAAATCGTAGCGCCAAGCGCTGTAACTTGTGCAGCAATTGGAGAAGAACCAAGAGAGCTAACTAACGTTGAAGTAAAAGAAATCGTTAACAAATTTGTTATGGGTGCAGTTAGATGTCAGCGGGCTGGTATAGATGGTGTTGAGCTCCATGGTGCCCACGGCTACCTAATTAACCAGTTCTTAAGCCCTAATACAAATTTACGTACAGATGAATACGGCGGCAGCTTTGAAAACAGAATGAGATTTGTCGAGGAAATCGTACGAGGTATTAAAGAAAAATGCGGCGAGGATTTCCCTGTTTCGATTCGACTTAGCGTAGACGAATTCGAAGAAGGTGGAATGGATATTCCTTTGAGCAAAGAAGTCAGCCGATATTTAGAAAAAATAGGTGTGGATGCCCTTCACGCTAGCTGCGGAAACTATAACTCTATGGAAAAAATGATCGAATCTATGCTCTACGAACAAGGTTGGAGAGTTTATCTTGCCGAGGCAATTAAGAAAGAAGTCTCTATCCCTGTAATTACGGTAGGCGTTATACGTGAACCGGAGTTTGCCGACAAAATCCTTACAGATGGCAAAGCCGACTTTATAGCAATGGGTCGTACACACCTCGCAGATCCAGAATGGGCAAAGAAAGCATTTGAAGGTCGTGAAAAAGAAATTAGGAAGTGTATTTGCTGCCTGCAATGTACAAGGGCAGGTGCCCATGTTAATTGCGCGATCAATGTTAGAACAGGACGGGAACTAGAGTTTACGGAATTCAAACAAATTGAGGATAAACGCAATGTGGCAATCGTTGGAGGCGGACCAGGAGGAATGGAAACCGCTAGGGTTCTTACATTAAAAGGATATAATGTAACCATTTTTGAGAAAGATAACAAGCTTGCAGGACAATTGAATCTTGTGACGGCACCATTAGCTAAGGAAAAAATGAACTGGATGATTGAATATCATAGAAACGAAATGGAACGGCTAAATGTAGATGTTCGTTTAAATACAGAAGCCTCCGTTGAAATGATAAAATCACTAAATCCATATGCTGTATTCTTAGCAACGGGTGCAAAACCAATAATTCCAGAAATAGAAGGAAATAATCTTACAAATGTTTGTGATTATGAAGATGTCTTATTAAAACGTAAGTCCTTTTCAAATCAAAAAATTGTAGTAATTGGCAGTGGAATGGTTTGTTATAGTGTTGTCAGTCAGCTTGCTAGACAGGGAAATGATGTGACATTAGTTGAGGTACCAACGGAGACGGGTAACAAAGTTACCCCTCACACAAGAATGACGATTGTAAATCGTTTGAAAAAGGCAAATGTTGAGGTCATCGAAGGCCATCAAGTAGCAAAAATCCTATCAAATTCTGTATTAGTCGAGGATGAGTTTGGTAAACAATCAGAACTTGAAGTTGATCATGTGGTGTTCTCCATGGGAACACAATCCTACAATCCTCTGGAAGAGTTATTTCTTAAAAATTTTGATAATGTTTTTGTTATAGGTGATGCAATCAATCCTGGCTCGATTACAAATGCAATAAAAGACGGATTTGAAAAAGCTTTTGTTCTTGAATCCATTGTCACTAAAAAAGAAACATCAGAAGAATTGTTAGTAACGGTTTAA